CCATGGAGTCTGGGTTTGGTGCTATTCTCGATATTCCCGGACTTAATTACCGAGTGCATTTATATGAAGATGCTTATGATAAATTTCCTCAAGGTTTTATTTTAGGCTCAGAAACTGCCTCGACAGTGAGCTCAAGAGGTGTTTATAAATTTCCGGCTGAAAAGGCAAGTATGAAACAATATCCAGATTTTCAGAGTTCGTCATATGATTTAGAATATTGCAGCTGGTCTAATCTCCCTGAAGATGATTTTATTTTACAAGATGATAAACCCTGGGTTATTGGAGAGTTTGTTTGGACGGGTTTTGACTATCTAGGTGAACCTACACCTTATGATGAGAGCTGGCCTTCACGCAGTTCGTACTTTGGCATGATTGATCTGGCAGGAATTCCCAAAGATCGTTATTATCTATACCGCAGCCGCTGGAACACTCAGCAGGAAACCTTGCATCTGTTACCGCATTGGAACTGGGAAGGTCGTGAGGGTGAGAAAACTCCGGTTTTTGTGTATACCAGTTACGACAGCGCAGAACTTTTTATAAATGGTAAAAGTCAGGGAATACAAACTAAAAATGATGCAACTCCACAAACTCGTTTTCGATTAATGTGGAATGATGTGATTTATGAACCCGGCACCCTTAAAGTTGTAGCATTAGATGCTAAAGGAAACCCAGTTGCTGAAAAAGAAGTGAAAACTGCCGGTAAACCTTATGCATTAAAACTTAATGCAGATCGCACCACTTTAAATGCAGATGGTAAAGATTTATCATTTGTAACCGTTTCTGTGGTAGATAAAGAAGGGAACCCTTGCCCTACTGCCACAAATCAGTTACAATTTAAAGTTACAGGTAAGGGAAGTTATCGTGCTGCCTGTAATGGTGATGCGACTTCGCTTGAATTATTTCACGAGCCAACGATGCAATTATTTAGCGGTAAACTTGTAGTCTTAGTGCAAAGTGATACTAAACCCGGAACTATTAAACTTAAAGTAAGTGGAACTAATTTAAAAACGGCTACACTAGATTTAAATAGTGCATCAATAAATTGAGACATTACCTATCTCCCTTTTTTGTAACTTTATAAAAAAGAAAAACGATAAGCTATGAAAACCTCATCTCGTCTGGAACAAGCTATTAGTAAGCTTTATACCGCCTTTCACAATGGTAATCTCAACCCAGAATGTTGTAAAAGTTGTGCGGTAGGCAATATTCTCGATAATACGGATACCTGGAAACATCTAACGGAAGGACACGGTTCTTTACAACTTACTTACGTAGGCAAAGTGAATGAAGCCTTTGGTCGCAGATTAAATGGCTACTCACCTTTAGAATTATTGGAAATTGAAGCTGCCTTTTTAAAAGGTTGTGGATACACACTTCCGCTTTCGCGAAAGCAAAACAAAACTATCGACCGCAACTCAAAAGAAGTCATGTTTAATGGAATGTGTGAGGCAGTCGCTGTTTTATGCAAACTTGATAATGTTGCAAATGTGATGGACTTTTCAAAACTCTTTGACTTTAAAGAAGATGAGCCGGTTTATCAACTTGCCTTTTAAGTCAATCTTTATAATTGACTTAAAAAAATTCTATTAGGATAGCCATATATATATTCCTACGGTGAGCGCTACCAGTATAGACCCTGCCACGTTTACATATTTCCAGGGTTCACTTGGATTGGGGTACAATTCCTGAACATAATTACCTTTAAAGGTAACTTTAGATACCAGAAACATAATCAGGAAATTTAGAACAAACTCAATACCCCAAAGATGCACAAAGTGGATGTCTAATTTTAGAATAAACGTTGTAAGAATATAGAACGAAAAGCCAAATAGTAAACCTGCCTTTGCTCCTTTTGCATTTATTTGTTTGAAGAAAATACCGGCTATAATTACTGAAGAAATCGGGATAAAGAAAATACCATTGAGTTCCTGTAATAACAAATACAACCCATCTGGTGCGTATGCAACCATAGGAGCAACAGCAATAGCTAAAACTGCTAAAACTAATGAAGATAACTTACCAAAGCGCACCAACTTTTTATCAGATACGGTTGGGTTAATAAGCTTCTTATAAATATCAAGACAAAATATGGTGCTTGCAGAGTTGAGTACACTATTAAAGGTACTTAATACTGCTCCCAGAATTACGGCAGCAAAGAAGCCGAATAAGTAGGTAGGCAATACTTTCTTTACGAGCAATGGATAAATTAAATCTGGTGTTGCTTGAAATTCATCTTGAAAGTAATAATACGCTATAAGTCCCGGCAACACGATGATAATGGGGACAAAAAGCTTCAAAACACCAGTATAAATAAGCCCTTTCTGCGCTTCAGCAAGATTCTTGGCACCAAATGCACGCTGAATAATAGCTTGATTCATCCCCCAGAAATATACCTGATTAATCATTAATCCGGTAAACAAAGTTGAAAAAGGAAGGTTAGAATCTTCAGCACCTATGATGTCAAACTTTTCGGGAGCAAAATCATAAACGGTTTGCATTCCGCCAAAAATACTTCCGTCACCTATTTGATATAACGCAAATAGCGGAATCAAAATTCCTCCTGCCATAAGCCCTACTCCATTCAAAGTATCGGAATAGGCAACAGCTTTCAGTCCGCCAAAAATCGCATACAAAGAACCGATTACTCCTATAACCAGGACGGTATAGACAAGTGCTGTAGATCTAGAAATATCAAACATTTCAGAAAAACTAAAAACACTTTCGATATTTATCGCACCTGTATACAATACAATTGGCAACAGTGTTACCACAAAGGAGAGCATTAATAAAAATGCGACTACAGATCGTGTGGTACTGTCAAAACGTTTCTCGAGATATTCAGGAATTGTGGTGAGCCCCATTCGTATAAATCGGGGTATAAAAAATAAGGCTGCAATAACAAGCGCAATCGCCGAGGTGACTTCCCAGGCGATTACGATAATACCATTTTGATACGAACTCCCATTCATACCTATAAGATGTTCTGTAGATATATTTGTAAGAATCATTGATCCCGCAATCACAGTTCCGGTAAGAGTTCTGCCGGCTAAAAAATAACCATTTGCGGTTGTAAACTGATCTTTACGAAGTTTCCATGTCGTATAAAAAATTACAAATAAGGTGAATCCAAAAAAACCTATATAGGTAGCTGTCATAATTTAAAAAGTCTTCTGTGCCCTATTAAAACTTTAAGGTTTCTGGTAAGTATTTTTTTACCAATTCTTCGTAATACGGTCTCAACTTTTTAGAATCTGGTGGCACCGGTGCTTTTGAATATAAATCGTAGGGATTAAATTTCTTAACCCACTCAAACATCTCGTGATCCTTTTGAGTCATTAAATGTGCATATGCATTTTCCCTATGTTGTGAGTAAAACGAGTGATACCGTATCATATACAAAGCAGGTTCGGGCAGATAATCTTTAAGAATCTGATACAGATATTCATCGTGTCCCCAACTCATTTTAACCTTATCTAGACCACAATTTTCTTCATAAACACCTAGTTTGGTATTGTACTCTTGATTGTAGGTATCAGGATTGTCTTTAAAAAACTCCGGGTAAACTATTTTGTCTGAAAAAGCACACCCTACCGGGAAAGTATCTCCTACAACTGCCCATTGTGGCTCTCCAAAAAGACATAATACTTTACCTACGTCGTGTAAAAATCCGGTAAGTACAAACCAGTCTGGGTGACCGTCTGCACGTATAGCTTCAGATGTTTGTAGTAAATGCTGCAATTGATCTAAGTCAATATCAGGATCACTATCGTCTACAAGCGTATTCAGGAAATCAATGGCTTCCCAAATAGACATTTCTCTGCGATCAAACTTTAAAAATTCGTTTTCCTTTTGAGTAACAAAGTCATACGTCTGATATTTGTGATTTACGCGGTAAAATTCTTTAACTGTATCTACCCGATCTGAATCTATATAGTTTCTAAATTCTTCCTCACTTTTCTCTGAAGGTTCCGGATCTGGATATCTGTTTAATAAATCATCTTCCCAATCGTCTAGATTATGCATAGGGCCGTTTGCTGTAGCATCCATAGTATATATTTTTTAATTAAACTTTTTTTGTTGGCACATAGTTAAAGAGTTGACTAAAAACTCTTGAAACCTCTATAAATTTACTAAAATCAACAATTCGCAATCGATTTCGAGTTTGTTCAAACCTAAAATTTTAAAATCTTAGTTTTTAGGTAATCAATACGCTTTACAAGAATAGATTTAATCTTTATTAAGCATATGGATAAACTATGCAGTTATATGTACAACCTCGCCATATCCATTGCAAAAACGGGAGTTTTATAAGAGATCACATAAATATTATTGAGCATCTAGAGTATACCAGAATATTAATAGTTTGGTATTTGCTGCTTCGGTAATCTGTCTTAAAACTGTTATCTTTGAATTGGCTTTAGGGGTATTCTATCTAGAATTGAGACAGTCCCTTTGAACCTGTTTGGTTAACACCAGCGTAGGGAAAAGTATCAGAACTTCAATTCCAGAAAGAGCAGTATCCTCTAGCCGCAAATTTTTAAAACATACGCGATGAACGAGAAACTCTGGCAACATATTTTAACCGTAAGAAATCAATCGCCACTAGTGCAAAACATCACAAATTATGTGGTGATGAATAACACTGCAAATGCACTTCTCGCCATTGGCGCATCTCCTATTATGGCGCACGCACACCATGAGATGGCTTCCATGCAAAAAATATGCAACGCACTTGTAGTTAATATAGGCACCTTAGATGAGTACTGGGTAGAATCTATGCTCATTGCAGCAACCGAGGCAAACCACAACAACAAACCCTGGATTTTAGATCCTGTGGGCGCAGGTGCTACGCCATATCGCGATGAGGTATTAAATAGACTTTTAGAACTTAAACCTGCTGCAATACGTGGCAATGCGTCAGAAATCCTGGCATTAGCAAAACACAATAAAACACAAACTAAAGGTGTTGATAGTACTGCGTCTAGTCTTGAAGCTATAGATGCTGCCAGATACTTAACTAAAGAATTTGGATGTCTTGTAGTAATCTCTGGCGAAACTGATGTTATTGTAAATGAAGGTCAAGAATTTAAATTAAATAATGGGAATGCATTAATGACAAAAATTACGGGTATGGGGTGTTCTGCAACCGCCATACTTGCTGCATTTATTGCCGTAATTACTAATAAAACTGAAGCTGCAGTTGCAGCAACTGCCCTAATTAGTATTGCAGGAGAACTCGCCGCAAAAAACAGCGCAGGTCCAGGAAGTTTACAAATGAATATTCTGGACAAATTGTATAACATCACAGAAACCGAATTTTTACAGCATATTAAACTTTCTAATTAAATGAATATAAATTCATTTCCGTACCGCTTATATTTAGTCCTATCTGAGGAAGCCTGTGCTGGCAAAGACTTTCTAAAATTAGCAGAAGAGGCTGTTAAAGGTGGTGTAGACCTTATACAGCTACGCGAAAAAAACACCACACATAACCGTTTTTTAGACAAAGCTATTCGGTTAAAAGAAGTACTTTCTAAATATGATGTTCCGTTAATAATTAATGACAATCTAAGCGTTGCCCAGAAAGCAAAAGCTTACGGAATACACGTAGGTAATAACGATATAAATCCCACAGTAATTAGAAAAGACTGGCAAACCTGTAAGTTATTAGGCTACTCTATCGAATATCTAGAGCAATTATACAACGAGCAAACCTATACATCAGATTATCTGGGAATAAGTCCGGTGTTTAAAACTCCCACAAAAACTGATAC
The sequence above is a segment of the Leeuwenhoekiella sp. MAR_2009_132 genome. Coding sequences within it:
- a CDS encoding solute:sodium symporter family transporter, coding for MTATYIGFFGFTLFVIFYTTWKLRKDQFTTANGYFLAGRTLTGTVIAGSMILTNISTEHLIGMNGSSYQNGIIVIAWEVTSAIALVIAALFFIPRFIRMGLTTIPEYLEKRFDSTTRSVVAFLLMLSFVVTLLPIVLYTGAINIESVFSFSEMFDISRSTALVYTVLVIGVIGSLYAIFGGLKAVAYSDTLNGVGLMAGGILIPLFALYQIGDGSIFGGMQTVYDFAPEKFDIIGAEDSNLPFSTLFTGLMINQVYFWGMNQAIIQRAFGAKNLAEAQKGLIYTGVLKLFVPIIIVLPGLIAYYYFQDEFQATPDLIYPLLVKKVLPTYLFGFFAAVILGAVLSTFNSVLNSASTIFCLDIYKKLINPTVSDKKLVRFGKLSSLVLAVLAIAVAPMVAYAPDGLYLLLQELNGIFFIPISSVIIAGIFFKQINAKGAKAGLLFGFSFYILTTFILKLDIHFVHLWGIEFVLNFLIMFLVSKVTFKGNYVQELYPNPSEPWKYVNVAGSILVALTVGIYIWLS
- a CDS encoding inositol oxygenase family protein encodes the protein MDATANGPMHNLDDWEDDLLNRYPDPEPSEKSEEEFRNYIDSDRVDTVKEFYRVNHKYQTYDFVTQKENEFLKFDRREMSIWEAIDFLNTLVDDSDPDIDLDQLQHLLQTSEAIRADGHPDWFVLTGFLHDVGKVLCLFGEPQWAVVGDTFPVGCAFSDKIVYPEFFKDNPDTYNQEYNTKLGVYEENCGLDKVKMSWGHDEYLYQILKDYLPEPALYMIRYHSFYSQHRENAYAHLMTQKDHEMFEWVKKFNPYDLYSKAPVPPDSKKLRPYYEELVKKYLPETLKF
- the thiM gene encoding hydroxyethylthiazole kinase, with the protein product MNEKLWQHILTVRNQSPLVQNITNYVVMNNTANALLAIGASPIMAHAHHEMASMQKICNALVVNIGTLDEYWVESMLIAATEANHNNKPWILDPVGAGATPYRDEVLNRLLELKPAAIRGNASEILALAKHNKTQTKGVDSTASSLEAIDAARYLTKEFGCLVVISGETDVIVNEGQEFKLNNGNALMTKITGMGCSATAILAAFIAVITNKTEAAVAATALISIAGELAAKNSAGPGSLQMNILDKLYNITETEFLQHIKLSN
- the thiE gene encoding thiamine phosphate synthase encodes the protein MNINSFPYRLYLVLSEEACAGKDFLKLAEEAVKGGVDLIQLREKNTTHNRFLDKAIRLKEVLSKYDVPLIINDNLSVAQKAKAYGIHVGNNDINPTVIRKDWQTCKLLGYSIEYLEQLYNEQTYTSDYLGISPVFKTPTKTDTVTAWGIEGIQQIRNATEKPLVAIGSIKASNTREIIEAGADCVAVVSAICGADNPQKAASLIRNEIEKASTYKRNLS